In one window of Archocentrus centrarchus isolate MPI-CPG fArcCen1 chromosome 11, fArcCen1, whole genome shotgun sequence DNA:
- the tac1 gene encoding protachykinin-1, protein MKFLLVAVLTALFAAAQVSSEENDLKEDTDYWTSTNQIQNGGISDDPFREALLRMTRKPKAHHFIGLMGRRSMGHKMNSFVGLMGKRSQAEPESYDWSTVKMYEKRR, encoded by the exons ATGAAGTTTCTGCTTGTAGCAGTTTTAACGgctctcttcgccgccgcccaAGTTTCTAGCGAGGAAAACGACCTAAAAGAAGACACTGATTACTGGACGAGCACTAATCAAATCCAG aatgGAGGGATTTCCGATGACCCATTCAGAGAAGCCCTACTGAGGATGACACGGAAACCAAAGGCACATCATTTTATTGGCCTGATGGGGAGGCGCTCAATGG GACATAAAATGAATTCCTTTGTTGGACTGATGGGGAAGAGGAGCCAAGCAGAACCAG AGTCTTATGACTGGAGCACAGTGAAGATGTATGAAAAGCGCCGCTAA